In one window of Erythrolamprus reginae isolate rEryReg1 chromosome 1, rEryReg1.hap1, whole genome shotgun sequence DNA:
- the PLEK2 gene encoding pleckstrin-2 produces the protein MEEGRGILKEGFLVKKGHVVPNWKARWFVLLQDRLLYYKVVGGKPESSPKGRIFLDGCTITCPCLEYENRPLVIKLRTKTNTDYFLDCCSREERDIWALDITGAIHAGNPVQVQQLHLMRNSFKLPTNISLNHIVDKMYDSSSGVKITPNTRQSSLYKESFTGSILVDWLISNSFAASRIEAVTLASVLMDENFIKPDGARSTEAMRNGDLTEQFLDDSTALYAFAESYKKKINTKEQLNINILELSGTILKQGFLIKQGHKRKNWKVRRFVLRSDPAFLHYYDPTKEDNKPVGGFSLRSCLISALEDNGVPTGVKGNVQGNLFKIITKNDIHYYIQASSKAERANWIEAIKPLT, from the exons atggaggaaggaagggggatccTGAAAGAGGGCTTTCTAGTTAAAAAG GGTCACGTTGTCCCCAATTGGAAAGCAAGGTGGTTTGTCCTTCTCCAGGACAGGCTGCTCTATTATAAAGTGGTGGGCGGAAAGCCGGAGTCTTCTCCCAAGGGAAGGATTTTTCTGGATGGCTGTACGATTACTTGCCCATGTTTGGAATATGAGAACAGGCCG TTAGTTATTAAGCTAAGGACGAAAACCAACACAGACTATTTCCTTGACTGCTGCTCTCGAGAAGAGCGTGACATTTGGGCTTTGGATATCACGGGCGCTATTCACGCTGGCAATCCAGTGCAAGTTCAGCAACTTCATCTCATGAGAAACTCCTTCAAACTTCCTACGAATATCAGTTTGAA tcATATTGTGGACAAAATGTATGACAGCAGCAGCGGAGTCAAGATAACACCCAATACCAGACAAAGCAGCTTGTATAAAGAAAGCTTCACAG gcTCCATACTAGTGGACTGGTTGATTTCCAATAGCTTTGCAGCTTCCCGGATTGAAGCAGTCACGCTGGCCTCTGTGTTGATGGATGAAAATTTCATTAAACCTGATGGAGCCCGCAGCACTGAAGCCATGAGGAATGGAGATTTGACTGAGCAATTTTTAGATGACTCCACTGCCTTGTATGCATTT GCTGAAAGctataagaaaaaaattaatactaAAGAACAGCTCAATATTAACATACTTGAACTGAGTGGCACAATTTTAAAGCAAGGCTTTTTGATAAAACAG GGGCACAAGAGGAAGAATTGGAAAGTCAGGCGCTTTGTCCTGAGGTCTGATCCTGCTTTCTTACACTATTATGACCCCACAAAG GAAGATAACAAACCAGTTGGGGGATTTTCTCTCCGTAGTTGTCTTATTTCAGCACTGGAAGACAATGGAGTTCCAACAG gAGTGAAAGGAAACGTGCAGGGCAACCTCTTCAAAATCATCACAAAGAATGACATCCACTACTACATACAGGCTAGCTCCAAGGCAGAAAGAGCTAACTGGATTGAGGCAATCAAGCCACTAACATAG